The proteins below come from a single Corylus avellana chromosome ca3, CavTom2PMs-1.0 genomic window:
- the LOC132174528 gene encoding (-)-germacrene D synthase-like, whose product MPKLSETDNEKIQLQLQELKKEVRKMLMAPGEKSSEKLKFIDAIHRLGVSYHFENEIQQILQTLHDSHDHEHDDDDDDLYTVALRFRLLRQHGYYSSPDTFTKFKDSKGNFKKSLINDVQGMLSLYEATHLRVHGEEILDEALVFTATHLESVATHLSPLLASQVSHALKQPIHKGLPRLEARYYFSIYPQDASHNEVLLTFAKLDFNQLQKLHQKELSEIARWWKDCNFSRELPFTRDRVVECYFWILGVYFEPEYLLARRMLTKVIAMTSIIDDIYDVYGTLEELELFTQAIERWDIGAIDQLPEYMKVCYRALLDVYSEMDQKIGEGRSYRARYAREAMKNQVRAYFQEAKWFHKKHIPTMDEYMRTALVTTGYNMLATTSLVGMGDVVTQDAFEWLFKNPKMIRASEVVCRLMDDIVSHKFEQKRGHCASAIECYTVQHGATEEEAVDEFRKEITGAWKDINEECLYPTTVPMLAGMRILNFTRVIDVIYKDEDGYTYAEIVLKDFVTSLLVDPVPS is encoded by the exons atgcCCAAA CTCTCG GAAACTGATAATGAGAAAATACAGCTACAACTTCAggaattgaagaaagaagtGAGGAAAATGCTAATGGCTCCAGGAGAAAAGTCATCAGAAAAACTCAAGTTCATTGATGCAATTCATCGCTTAGGCGTGTCTTAccattttgaaaatgagattcAACAAATTTTGCAAACTCTTCATGACTCTCATGACCATgaacatgatgatgatgatgacgacctTTACACTGTTGCTCTTCGGTTTCGGTTACTTAGACAACATGGTTATTATAGTTCGCCtg ATACGTTCACCAAGTTCAAGGACAGCAAAGGGAATTTTAAGAAATCACTTATCAATGATGTGCAAGGAATGTTGAGCTTGTATGAAGCCACACATCTGCGGGTACATGGGGAAGAAATACTTGATGAAGCACTTGTCTTCACTGCCACACATCTTGAGTCGGTAGCAACCCATTTAAGCCCTCTTCTTGCATCACAAGTAAGCCATGCCTTAAAGCAGCCTATCCACAAAGGACTACCGAGGTTGGAGGCAAGGTATTACTTTTCTATCTACCCACAAGACGCTTCACATAATGAAGTCCTTCTTACGTTTGCAAAGTTGGATTTCAACCAGTTACAAAAATTGCACCAGAAAGAACTTTCTGAAATTGCAAG GTGGTGGAAAGACTGcaacttttcaagggagctacCCTTTACAAGAGACAGAGTGGTTGAGTGTTACTTCTGGATATTGGGAGTGTACTTCGAGCCTGAATATCTTCTTGCTAGAAGGATGCTAACCAAAGTGATAGCCATGACCTCTATTATTGATGACATTTATGATGTGTATGGAACACTTGAAGAACTTGAGCTTTTTACTCAAGCAATCGAGAG GTGGGATATTGGTGCTATAGATCAACTTCCGGAGTACATGAAAGTGTGTTACCGGGCACTCCTAGATGTTTACAGTGAAATGGATCAAAAAATAGGTGAAGGAAGGTCATACCGTGCTAGATATGCAAGAGAAGCA ATGAAGAATCAAGTTAGAGCCTACTTCCAAGAAGCCAAATGGTTCCACAAGAAACACATACCAACAATGGATGAGTATATGCGCACTGCACTAGTTACCACTGGATACAACATGTTAGCAACCACGTCCTTGGTTGGGATGGGAGACGTTGTTACACAAGATGCCTTCGAGTGGTTGTTCAAGAACCCTAAAATGATAAGAGCTTCAGAAGTTGTTTGTAGACTCATGGACGACATTGTGTCACATAAG TTTGAGCAAAAGAGAGGGCACTGTGCCTCGGCTATTGAATGTTACACGGTACAACATGGTGCTACAGAAGAAGAAGCAGTCGATGAATTCCGAAAAGAAATTACAGGTGCCTGGAAGGATATAAATGAAGAATGCCTCTATCCAACCACTGTCCCCATGCTTGCTGGGATGCGAATTCTCAACTTTACACGTGTGATTGATGTTATCTATAAGGATGAAGATGGGTACACGTATGCTGAAATTGTGCTCAAAGATTTTGTTACTTCCTTGCTCGTTGATCCTGTGCCTTCATAG